The genomic stretch CAGACGAAGAATACAATCCCTTACAGATATAAGAATAATCGAGGTAACACACTGTATCGTTGTTGAAAGTAAGAGGAATATACGTTGTTCTATTGTACACTGTAAGTGAAGAAGGTTCTCCCAAAGACTCTAGTGGTATGTCGTCGCTTAATTCGGGAGAATCTTCTGAAATACCAATTGCTTTGGTTTTCAAGAGTCTGAGCCACTTGATATCATGATCTGCGACATCCAGTTTGACAATCAAATACGGATCGCTGGATGCTTGAGCTGCAAAGCTAAGTCTATAATCTGTCGTAGATCTCATATCCACAGACATACATCTTGCATTCAAGATACTTACAAAAGAAtggaatttcttcttgtggaATTCGTTAGAATAAAGCTCCTCGGGTAGTTTGTTAGATGTTGCAACCAAGACACCACCTAATTTGAAGTAGTAGGTGAAGAGGATTTTTATGATGTTGGCAGCAGCGATGTCGGGAAGCATGAATTCGTCAAGCATGAGAATGGTGTTCTTTTGAATCATCTTTTGTGCTATTTCAAACAACACGAACTCGTTTTCCATGGTATATTTGAGTTGGATTTTCTCTCCGTTCTTCAAAGTAGACGTCAAAAATCTCTCTTTCTGAATTTGGTGCATCTCAGCAAACACCCAGAgaatgaagttgttgtagtgCCATCTCATTTTGGATTTGTGAGGTAACGAAGCAGCAAAGATATCCATGAGCATCGACTTCCCGCATCCTACTTCTCCATTTATGATAAGTCCCTGGGGAGAGGCAAAGTTGTAGAGCTCATCTTCGTCAGTGATGAAACGTACtatctgcttcttctccttttcAGGatccttcttgaaaagaCTCAGAATAGCACTTAAAGGAGTACGTCGGGCTTCAGCCTGTTTCACCTCTAGTTTTCTAAGTAACAAGCTGATTTTGATCAGAAGCTCTTCTGGAGGTGTGTACTCAAGAACTCTATGGTAGAGCTTTTGGAACTCCTTCATGGCCCTGAGCTGAAATTCGTCTTTCTGCAAGATTCCCTGAGCTACATAGTTCTGGTAGAGAATGAACGGATCTGTAATGGCAATAGCTGTATCTTCAGAATTGCTCTCTATACTATGTTTTCTGGCAGAGGGCAATCTACCATCAACTCCACAGGGCCCAGAACTCACTGATAGAGTAGAGTAGAACCATCTGGCTTGAGCTCTGGAATTTGCTAAGCAATTTCGATATAGCAAATTACGATATTTCATTTCGAAATTTTCCTGGATAGCTCTACAAGCGTCCTCAAATACAAAACAGAAATGAAACTTATCTATTCCACCGGCTGTTCGGAATTGCAAAGAGTCCTGTTCACAAGTAGAAGTAAATTGCCAAATCGCCAAAAATCGTTATTGTACTTTACCGAATCCGGGGAAGATTTTCGCATTTGATTTTCTTATCAATTTTTCCGATCTGAGTTGCAAATTAAACAGGTTTTTCCAACTCAATAATTACTCTATTAACTATTCAAATAGAACACAGTTTTTCACTTCCAATTATGGGTTTGAAATTTAGAATATTACTGGTTTCTATGTTACTTTAGTTATAGTATTTACTAATCTGTTCATTACTATTTAGGAAAATcatttgtcttcttttctttttcatttctatcTTATATTAATCATTATGATCTATGAATACGTAAGTCATTAGGGTTGTCTGTAGGCTATATATCTAGCTATTCAATGGAAGTGTTACTGTCGCTGTTGGCCGAGGCAATACTGTTTCCACCAATTTGGTTGAGTTTCATTTGGGCAAACTTCCGGTCCAAAGAGTTGGACAATCCATTcatttcttcgtcagatCTGCCGTACAACTCGAACCACCATTTGACATCGgcaaagttgaagaaaatcgCACCATCGTCTGTCTCTACATCTCCATCGTATAGTCTGTTGGTGAACTCAGCTGGTCTAGAATTGAAGTAGTCCCAAACAGAAACTGTAGACTCAGGCACCTTGTGAATATCTAAGAGTTCACGTTCAGAATCACACAAGAAAGAACCGTACTGACAAGAATAGTAATGGTAGAAGagtctcttcaagaatcGACTGTTGAACTCAAACTTGGAGGGATGCTGACGATATATCTGATATACACAATCAAGGAACTGGTGGAAAATTGGTGATTTCTCGCTGCTGCCAGTGTACACCGAGCTGGCTGCACCATACTTGCCATTTTCGCCATTTTCGGCATCTGAATTGAGTGGAGAAATGGAATTCTGGGCTGTTGTTTTGATATGATTGGCAGCTCTCAGTAAGAACGACGCAATATTCTTTCCTGATAAACCGCCATTGGAACCAGACGACACTTCAATGATCTCAGAAGCTTCCAGAGATGTCTCAGAAACGTATCCTTTCAGTGGTTCCAGTGAAGGAGTCAGAGTCAATTTTGGttccttcttgataatgGCACCTATGCAGCCTCCATGGTCGCCTCTGGTAGCAAATTTGAAGCCAAAACTAACCCATTCTTTCTCTATAAGTACCATGAATCCCTTCATTGTTCTATAGTATGGATCAAGGCATAGCTGCAGTAAAGCAGACACCTGGGACGTGCGGTCCCAGCCATCTGAGCAATGGATTATGACATTAGTGTTGTTCAAATGAACAGACTTTGCGATTCTATCTACGGACTGCAAGATGATGGACAATCTATGGAGCCACTGGGTCTTCGTCAATGCCTGCTGAAGTAAAGGATACGAACTCTGGGTCTGTTGGGCATTTGAAGAGACTGGGAATCTATCCAAGTCGTTAAGAATCGAATTtaacttgttcaacgaaTCTCTCATGACATGAATATTGTCGATGTTacagaagatcttgttcaCCTGTCGCAAACTGCGTTGGTGTTCTTGATAGTCCGACTCATGATCAGGAGTGgaatttgattttgcaaGCCTTCCGCGATAATTATCGATGTTTTCGGTTCCTGCTCCCAAAGCGTGCTGGGCCATGGCGTTAGTAATCGGCCTTAAATCTACTAGAAGATTACGCTGTGGCTGGCTCTGAAATTCGTCATCCTGCGATAGGTTGTCAGCCCTTTCTCGATCTTGAGAGTGGAAGATTTCGCTTATCAACTTTTCGTCTTGGATAGATCTGTTCTGAAGATTTAGTCCTACGAGTGGCTGAGCACACCTGGCGATTACATTGCCATTGACTCCACCACGGTGTCTATATACGATGGCCGGGATCCGCTGCTTCGAGCGGAACTTTCCAGCATGCTTTAGCACGTTATCAGAAATGGTGCTAGGGACTACAAGCAATTTGGGATATGAGGGACAGAATCTGTAATCTTCGTTAACACGAGACATTCTCCAGTAATCGTCATTTTCTCGAAGCAAGCCTTGTCTTGTGAATTCATTGATGGGGTCGTAGATGTCCCAACCCTTCAACTCGAGCTTCTGCTCAAACATGTTGGGCCGGTACTCGTAGGCATATAGTGACTTGATATCATTTTCAGTGCGTGACACTGTGATCAATGAGCTGAGGTTGGAGAAAACTTCTGTGCTGACTGAGTCATTGACAAAGTCGAATGAGTAGTATGTGAAGTCTTTGCATTGCAATCGGATATGTGATGCTGAGTATAAGTCGTAATTGGTGCTGGCAtacgatgacgaagaatcCACAGAGCCGTTGCTGTTACTATTACTATTACTAGTAACGCTGTTGGCACTGTTGTTTGCGCTAGGTTTATTGTCGACATTTCCATTATTGGCATTATTATGGTTGTTTATAGTGGAGCT from Scheffersomyces stipitis CBS 6054 chromosome 2, complete sequence encodes the following:
- a CDS encoding ATPase family protein; its protein translation is MKYRNLLYRNCLANSRAQARWFYSTLSVSSGPCGVDGRLPSARKHSIESNSEDTAIAITDPFILYQNYVAQGILQKDEFQLRAMKEFQKLYHRVLEYTPPEELSIKISLLLRKLEVKQAEARRTPLSAISSLFKKDPEKEKKQIVRFITDEDELYNFASPQGLIINGEVGCGKSMLMDIFAASLPHKSKMRWHYNNFILWVFAEMHQIQKERFLTSTLKNGEKIQLKYTMENEFVLFEIAQKMIQKNTILMLDEFMLPDIAAANIIKILFTYYFKLGGVLVATSNKLPEELYSNEFHKKKFHSFVSILNARCMSVDMRSTTDYRLSFAAQASSDPYLIVKSDVADHDIKWLRLLKTKAIGISEDSPELSDDIPLESLGEPSSLTVYNRTTYIPLTFNNDTVCYLDYSYICKGLYSSSDYITLASRYKTVILDNVPIMTTKMKNEARRFITFLDAIYEAKCQFFMRSEVEVDYLFFPDASDNLKPEIREKLENIIDSIDSNRLEVQEEEMFAKTAIAASSPYRPNVASYDQESMENFNEFAKNLKNAIVGDNSKKNEEDVDFKNLRAFTGDDEKFAFKRAVSRITEMVGSEVWRTANRWVPVDSSMRPWEPSEKRSQLAYISNKPSVQDVIDDANAKVDALISENKNIREMARRYLKDALPKNVSAAHEIPFHQFNSRIAPTFNIEHFWGMSPWTTQQGKKLKDVISRAWIRTGSRTTEQ
- the YMR1 gene encoding myotubularin-related dual specificity phosphatase (Phosphoinositide 3-phosphatase (Yeast myotubularin-related protein 1)) is translated as MDSISVSTVPNVTLNRRGYCITGSLLLSTFHLVFRFVPPSASTSTTPAQNVQPREIWIAYPVIDRISKARGSSLIAANATNNNASIIERIASPSSERTTKTNTNNITATALTNYDLYSASHIRLQCKDFTYYSFDFVNDSVSTEVFSNLSSLITVSRTENDIKSLYAYEYRPNMFEQKLELKGWDIYDPINEFTRQGLLRENDDYWRMSRVNEDYRFCPSYPKLLVVPSTISDNVLKHAGKFRSKQRIPAIVYRHRGGVNGNVIARCAQPLVGLNLQNRSIQDEKLISEIFHSQDRERADNLSQDDEFQSQPQRNLLVDLRPITNAMAQHALGAGTENIDNYRGRLAKSNSTPDHESDYQEHQRSLRQVNKIFCNIDNIHVMRDSLNKLNSILNDLDRFPVSSNAQQTQSSYPLLQQALTKTQWLHRLSIILQSVDRIAKSVHLNNTNVIIHCSDGWDRTSQVSALSQLCLDPYYRTMKGFMVLIEKEWVSFGFKFATRGDHGGCIGAIIKKEPKLTSTPSSEPSKGYVSETSSEASEIIEVSSGSNGGLSGKNIASFLSRAANHIKTTAQNSISPLNSDAENGENGKYGAASSVYTGSSEKSPIFHQFLDCVYQIYRQHPSKFEFNSRFLKRLFYHYYSCQYGSFLCDSERELLDIHKVPESTVSVWDYFNSRPAEFTNRLYDGDVETDDGAIFFNFADVKWWFELYGRSDEEMNGLSNSLDRKFAQMKLNQIGGNSIASANSDSNTSIE